The Sphingobacterium bambusae genome includes a window with the following:
- a CDS encoding TIM-barrel domain-containing protein, whose translation MHFFCWYRKGSICLLLLLMSSFVVQAHVYRTSLSMMYDRSLERTTILDSPKIVGIRKVNNTTVEVVYANAQVLTFDFYANHIFRMFQDVKGGIIRNPQATPNAQILVDQPRKAVDFLDIADAADRVTLTTADIQCSIDKETSIFRIINRKSNKVVLESLAPITFEEAQVTILLKENPTEYFFGGGVQNGRFSHKGKSIAIENQNSWTDGGVASPTPYYWSTSGYAMMWHTFKKGKYAFGTPDKGVVRLSHETAYLDVFFMINDGAAALLNDFYQLTGNPVLLPKFSLYEGHLNAYNRDFWKEDEKGLLFEDGKRYKESQKDESGIKESLNGELANYQFSARAVIDRYKAYDMPLGWILPNDGYGAGYGQTQTLEGNIKNLHDFGEYARKNGVEIGLWTQSDLHPRDSVGALLQRDIVREVRDAGVRVLKTDVAWVGPGYSFGLNGVADVGHIMPYYGNNARPFIISLDGWAGTQRYAGIWSGDQTGGVWEYIRFHIPTYIGSGLSGQPNITSDMDGIFGGKNMKVNIRDFQWKTWTPMELNMDGWGANEKYPHALGEPATSINRLYLKLKSQLVPYSYSIAKEAVDGLPMIRAMFLEQPNRYTLGKATQYQYMYGPNFLVAPIYQETNADEKGNDIRNGIYLPDGEWIDYFTGEKYSGGRVINNIDAPLWKVPVFVKNGAIIPRTNANNNVQEIKNDQRIYELYPFGRSSFNAYDDDGRTEAYRYGKGVNTQLSSLQTADKATFTIHPSTGEFEGYERMKTTEVRFNVTEEPKKVRAQLNGKTLKLKKVHSITEFQGGDNVYFYDAQPDLNQFASKGSAFENVKLIKNPMVMIRIGKQDVSSTAITLQIDGFQFAPIDRNLVNTAALLAPTAEISDSLTQAYSLTPTWNKVSNADYYEIAFDDLIYSTIKENHLLFDGLEAETDYTFKIRAVNKAGTSEWRSFHAKTKANPLEFAITGVEAKTSVANQGGHEINKLFNKDEGDMWHTKWGETAVPFDMILDLKSVNQLDKFAYLPRTDGGNGTILKGSVLYSNDGDAWTAAGTFDWKRDAEVKGFTFSEHPVARFIKISVSEAVGGFGSGRELYVFKVPGSASYLPGDINNDRLVDENDLTAYVNYTGLRMGDGDFEGYVSNGDVNKNNLIDAYDISNVAVLLEGGAKPNEEEKVGGRLQLTASKTILKAGDIVEVTVSGEHLQSVNALSFALPYSQATFEFVGVEALQMKDMKNYTNDRLHTNGDRAIYPTFVNLGDKGPLNGSEVLFKIKLKAKHDTHFQLKAVDGILVDKKLQTISF comes from the coding sequence ATGCATTTTTTTTGTTGGTATAGGAAAGGCAGCATCTGTTTGTTGCTGTTGTTGATGAGTTCATTTGTTGTGCAAGCGCATGTGTATAGGACATCTCTGAGTATGATGTACGACCGTTCGTTGGAAAGGACAACCATATTAGACAGCCCAAAGATAGTCGGTATACGGAAAGTTAACAATACGACCGTTGAAGTGGTCTACGCCAATGCACAGGTATTGACCTTTGATTTCTATGCAAACCATATCTTTCGCATGTTTCAGGATGTGAAAGGGGGGATTATCCGAAACCCGCAGGCAACACCTAACGCACAGATTTTAGTCGATCAGCCGAGGAAAGCTGTTGATTTTCTGGACATAGCCGATGCCGCTGATCGTGTTACCCTGACTACTGCTGATATACAATGTTCTATTGATAAAGAGACCTCGATATTCAGGATTATTAACCGTAAGAGCAATAAGGTCGTGCTGGAGAGTTTGGCGCCCATTACTTTTGAGGAGGCGCAAGTGACTATCTTGTTGAAAGAAAACCCGACGGAGTATTTCTTTGGCGGAGGTGTACAAAATGGCCGTTTTTCACATAAGGGAAAATCAATAGCTATTGAGAACCAAAATAGTTGGACCGATGGTGGTGTGGCTTCGCCGACCCCTTATTATTGGTCTACAAGTGGTTATGCTATGATGTGGCATACCTTTAAAAAAGGGAAATATGCTTTTGGTACGCCCGATAAGGGGGTGGTACGACTTTCGCATGAGACCGCGTATCTGGATGTTTTTTTTATGATAAACGATGGTGCTGCTGCGTTGTTAAACGACTTCTACCAGCTAACGGGAAATCCCGTTCTACTACCGAAATTTAGTTTGTATGAAGGTCACCTGAACGCATACAATCGAGATTTTTGGAAGGAAGATGAAAAAGGCCTTTTGTTTGAAGATGGGAAGCGTTACAAAGAGAGCCAGAAGGATGAGTCCGGTATTAAGGAGTCACTAAATGGAGAGTTGGCTAATTATCAGTTTTCGGCGCGTGCCGTAATTGATCGTTATAAGGCTTATGATATGCCCTTGGGTTGGATTTTGCCCAATGATGGATATGGTGCCGGCTATGGACAAACGCAGACCTTGGAGGGAAACATTAAAAATCTGCATGACTTTGGAGAATATGCGCGTAAAAATGGTGTAGAGATTGGTCTGTGGACACAGTCTGATCTACATCCACGAGATAGTGTTGGGGCCTTGTTACAGCGGGATATTGTACGGGAGGTGCGAGACGCAGGTGTGCGCGTTCTGAAAACGGATGTGGCCTGGGTAGGCCCCGGTTATTCCTTCGGCTTAAATGGTGTGGCCGATGTGGGACATATCATGCCCTATTATGGCAATAATGCACGTCCCTTTATTATCTCGTTAGATGGTTGGGCAGGAACACAACGTTATGCTGGTATTTGGTCGGGTGACCAGACCGGCGGTGTGTGGGAATACATCCGTTTTCATATTCCTACATACATTGGCTCAGGCCTATCCGGACAACCTAATATTACGTCGGATATGGACGGGATCTTTGGTGGAAAGAATATGAAGGTAAATATTAGGGATTTTCAGTGGAAAACGTGGACCCCGATGGAACTGAATATGGACGGATGGGGTGCCAATGAGAAATATCCGCATGCTTTAGGTGAACCAGCAACCTCCATCAATCGTTTGTATTTAAAATTAAAATCGCAGCTGGTGCCCTATAGTTACAGTATCGCGAAGGAGGCTGTCGATGGCCTACCCATGATTCGGGCAATGTTTCTCGAACAGCCAAATCGTTATACGTTGGGAAAAGCAACGCAGTACCAGTACATGTATGGCCCTAATTTTCTAGTCGCGCCGATTTATCAGGAAACTAATGCTGATGAAAAGGGAAATGATATCCGTAATGGTATTTATTTACCAGACGGCGAGTGGATCGATTATTTTACCGGCGAAAAGTATAGCGGTGGTCGCGTCATCAATAACATCGATGCACCCCTGTGGAAGGTGCCCGTTTTTGTAAAGAATGGCGCCATTATCCCGAGGACCAATGCCAACAACAACGTGCAGGAAATCAAGAATGATCAACGGATCTATGAACTGTATCCCTTTGGTAGGTCCAGCTTTAATGCGTATGATGATGATGGTAGGACGGAGGCATACCGATATGGTAAAGGTGTCAATACGCAGCTTTCGTCATTGCAGACAGCCGACAAAGCGACGTTTACTATTCACCCATCAACCGGCGAATTTGAAGGATACGAACGTATGAAGACTACAGAAGTTCGTTTTAACGTGACCGAGGAGCCGAAAAAAGTACGTGCCCAATTGAACGGAAAAACGTTGAAGCTGAAAAAAGTACATTCAATCACCGAGTTTCAAGGAGGGGATAATGTCTATTTTTACGATGCCCAACCCGATCTCAATCAATTTGCTAGCAAAGGATCTGCTTTTGAAAATGTGAAGCTGATTAAAAATCCGATGGTAATGATACGTATTGGAAAACAAGATGTGTCATCAACGGCCATCACCTTGCAAATCGATGGTTTCCAGTTTGCCCCTATAGATAGGAATCTGGTAAACACCGCTGCATTGTTGGCGCCCACAGCCGAGATAAGCGATAGCCTCACTCAGGCCTATTCCTTAACACCCACTTGGAACAAGGTGTCCAATGCCGATTACTATGAAATTGCCTTCGATGATCTTATTTATTCGACCATTAAAGAGAACCATTTGCTTTTTGATGGTCTAGAAGCAGAAACAGATTATACCTTTAAGATTCGTGCCGTAAACAAAGCAGGGACATCCGAATGGCGATCATTCCATGCCAAGACGAAAGCCAATCCGCTGGAATTTGCCATCACTGGAGTAGAAGCGAAAACTTCGGTTGCCAATCAAGGAGGTCATGAAATCAATAAGCTCTTTAATAAGGACGAAGGTGACATGTGGCATACGAAATGGGGAGAAACCGCTGTTCCGTTTGACATGATCTTAGATCTGAAGTCGGTTAACCAGCTTGATAAGTTCGCCTACCTTCCGCGGACGGACGGCGGGAATGGTACCATCTTGAAGGGATCTGTATTGTACAGTAATGATGGTGACGCTTGGACAGCGGCAGGCACCTTCGACTGGAAGCGAGATGCGGAGGTGAAAGGCTTTACCTTTAGTGAACATCCTGTGGCCCGCTTTATCAAGATTTCCGTCAGCGAGGCCGTTGGAGGTTTTGGTTCTGGCCGCGAGTTGTATGTCTTTAAAGTTCCCGGATCAGCGAGCTACCTGCCGGGGGATATCAATAACGATCGTTTGGTTGATGAAAACGATTTGACAGCTTATGTAAATTATACGGGCTTGCGCATGGGCGATGGAGATTTTGAAGGCTATGTGAGCAACGGCGATGTGAATAAGAACAACTTGATTGACGCGTATGATATTTCAAATGTGGCCGTGCTGCTTGAAGGAGGCGCCAAGCCCAATGAGGAGGAAAAGGTGGGCGGCCGTTTACAATTGACTGCATCCAAAACCATCCTGAAAGCAGGAGATATCGTCGAGGTGACCGTAAGCGGAGAGCACCTGCAGTCTGTTAATGCGCTCAGCTTTGCATTACCGTATAGCCAAGCAACATTTGAATTTGTGGGTGTAGAAGCATTGCAGATGAAAGACATGAAAAACTATACCAATGACCGGCTGCATACAAACGGTGATCGAGCGATCTATCCCACTTTTGTGAACTTGGGCGATAAGGGGCCGTTAAATGGTTCAGAGGTACTGTTCAAGATCAAACTGAAGGCCAAGCATGATACACATTTTCAATTGAAAGCGGTGGACGGTATACTCGTGGATAAGAAACTCCAAACGATTAGTTTTTAA
- a CDS encoding efflux RND transporter periplasmic adaptor subunit, whose protein sequence is MSKKVSVVLIILFLIVGGLVGYRIMVNKEKSTSGNVGAGQSGSKVYGVVVQGKPFSDFLSLTGAIEPNEVVSLRSEISGIAEELNFSEGGRVAEGQVLIRINDGELRAQLAQAKTQNILSAENERRAKLLLEKEAISQEEYDIASAEYRTAESQIQLIEAQLRRTLIRAPFSGTIGLRNISKGSYITPTTDIAQLVNISKVKLQFSIPEKYATKVKIGSAVRFTVQESRTEFAAHVYAIEPIVEATTRTLRVRALADNGDSQLIPGTFANVIFPLETVAEGLLVPTEALIPIQNGKKLFVQKGGKAVEVLVETGGRTDAEVLITKGIAAGDTVLTSGVMSLRDGSTVNVTLR, encoded by the coding sequence ATGAGTAAGAAAGTTTCTGTAGTTCTAATTATCCTGTTTCTCATTGTCGGTGGTCTAGTGGGATACCGTATCATGGTAAATAAAGAAAAGTCGACATCTGGAAATGTTGGCGCTGGTCAATCAGGATCTAAAGTATATGGCGTGGTGGTGCAGGGGAAGCCTTTTTCCGATTTCCTTTCGCTCACTGGGGCCATTGAGCCCAATGAAGTGGTGAGTCTTCGATCGGAGATCTCGGGAATCGCCGAGGAATTAAATTTCTCCGAAGGAGGTAGGGTGGCTGAAGGTCAGGTGTTGATTCGCATAAACGACGGTGAGCTGCGTGCGCAGCTGGCACAGGCCAAGACACAAAATATTTTATCCGCCGAGAACGAACGACGTGCCAAGCTTTTGTTGGAAAAGGAAGCAATCAGCCAAGAGGAGTATGATATTGCTAGTGCGGAATACCGGACGGCGGAATCGCAGATACAATTGATCGAAGCTCAGCTGCGTAGAACCCTGATTCGCGCGCCCTTTAGTGGTACGATTGGTTTGCGAAACATCTCCAAGGGGAGCTACATCACTCCCACCACCGATATTGCGCAGCTGGTTAATATCAGTAAGGTGAAGTTACAGTTTTCCATTCCTGAGAAGTATGCTACTAAGGTAAAGATAGGAAGTGCCGTACGATTTACCGTACAGGAGAGTCGGACGGAATTTGCTGCGCATGTATATGCTATCGAGCCCATTGTGGAGGCTACAACACGTACCTTACGTGTTCGCGCATTGGCCGACAACGGTGATAGCCAACTGATACCGGGGACATTTGCCAATGTGATTTTCCCGCTGGAAACAGTAGCCGAAGGCTTATTGGTTCCCACGGAAGCTCTGATCCCGATACAGAATGGGAAAAAGTTATTTGTTCAAAAAGGAGGCAAAGCCGTGGAGGTATTGGTGGAAACAGGCGGAAGAACGGATGCGGAAGTGTTGATCACGAAAGGTATCGCTGCAGGCGATACAGTACTAACATCGGGCGTAATGTCGCTACGCGATGGAAGTACGGTGAACGTCACCCTCCGTTAA
- a CDS encoding efflux RND transporter permease subunit, with translation MSLSTLSIKRPVLAIVMNLLLILFGIIGYTFLGIREFPSIDPAQISVRTSYAGANADIIESQITEPLEKSINAIDGIRNISSSSNQGSSNITIEFNLGKNLEEAANDVRDKVSQALRNLPQDIDAAPVVSKADADSEPIITMTVQSTTKNVLELSDYAENIIAQRLQTIPGVSSVQIWGQRKYAMRLWIDPNRLASYGLTVLDVRTALNNQNVELPSGKLTGANTELAVKTVGNLASEEEFNNIIIKSDANRIIRMGDVGSAALEAENFETKMSDSGYPMVSLAVIPQPGTNYLDIADQFYAEYDKLKADVPPGFDLNIAIDNTQFVKKAVLEVVETLLIAIVLVVLIIYLFFRNWAIAFRPLIDIPVSLIATFFIMYLCGFSVNVLTLLAIVLATGLVVDDGIVVTENIFKKVEEGMSPIEAAIKGSNEIFFAVISISITLAAVFLPVIFLEGFVGRLFREFGVVIGAAVLISAFVSLSLTPMLNAYLMKGGEQRRSKFYDKTERYFEMMNKEYEGSLRGFLKLKWLSFAVIAGCFVLIYFFYSVLPKETAPYDDRSYLSLRATAPEGASYEYMDRFMTDLTMLINDSVPEKKVSLVITSPGFGSASTNSGVVRLGLVQPDERTRSQEEISNYLSSLTKQYSEARVAVSQQPTISVNRRGGLPIQYIIQAPNFQQLEEKIPIFMDELSKDNTFSMVDVNLKFNKPEIFVTIDRAKAQSLGVSVLDVAQTLQLSLSGQRFGYFMMNGKQYQVMGQFDRKDRATPMDLASIFVKSQSGQLIQLDNIVEMEERSSPPQLYHNNRYMSATVSAGLAPGRSMGEGIEAMDAVKEKVLDASFTTDLGGEARDFVESGSNTMFAFGLAVLLIFLILAAQFESFVDPIIILLTVPMAVGGALFSLWLFGQTWNIFSQIGTIMLIGLVTKNGILIVEFANQLRDQGLEKYQAVVTASEARLRPILMTSLAIALGALPIAMSLGAASTSRIGMGVVIVGGTMFSLILTLYVIPAFYLMMSQKRKKRPEFDQIDA, from the coding sequence ATGAGTTTATCGACGTTAAGCATTAAGCGCCCCGTGTTGGCCATCGTGATGAATCTCTTATTGATTCTTTTCGGGATAATCGGCTATACTTTTTTAGGGATTCGAGAATTCCCTTCGATCGATCCAGCACAGATTTCCGTGCGAACGAGCTACGCCGGAGCGAATGCTGATATTATCGAATCCCAAATCACGGAACCACTGGAGAAATCTATCAATGCTATTGATGGTATTCGAAATATATCCTCGTCCAGTAACCAGGGCAGTAGCAATATTACCATCGAGTTCAACTTGGGTAAAAACCTAGAGGAAGCAGCAAATGACGTACGCGATAAAGTATCGCAGGCTCTACGAAATTTGCCGCAAGACATCGACGCGGCGCCCGTGGTATCCAAGGCAGATGCTGACTCGGAGCCCATCATCACGATGACGGTGCAGAGCACGACAAAAAATGTGTTGGAGCTTTCTGACTACGCGGAGAATATAATCGCGCAGCGGTTACAGACCATACCCGGCGTTAGTTCTGTACAAATTTGGGGGCAACGTAAGTATGCGATGCGTTTGTGGATAGACCCCAATAGACTGGCTTCCTATGGTCTAACAGTGTTGGACGTACGTACCGCGTTGAACAATCAAAATGTAGAACTTCCGTCCGGAAAGTTGACTGGCGCGAATACGGAACTAGCCGTAAAGACGGTCGGTAACCTAGCGAGTGAGGAGGAGTTTAATAATATTATCATCAAGTCGGATGCAAACCGGATTATCCGAATGGGTGATGTGGGATCGGCGGCTTTGGAGGCGGAGAACTTCGAAACCAAAATGTCGGATTCCGGTTACCCGATGGTCAGTTTGGCGGTAATACCACAGCCGGGGACAAACTACCTCGATATTGCGGACCAGTTTTACGCGGAGTATGATAAGCTTAAGGCGGATGTGCCGCCCGGCTTTGATCTCAATATTGCGATTGACAATACGCAGTTTGTCAAAAAAGCGGTGTTGGAGGTAGTAGAAACGCTATTGATAGCCATCGTATTGGTGGTGTTGATTATCTATCTGTTCTTCAGAAATTGGGCTATTGCCTTTCGTCCCTTGATCGATATTCCTGTTTCTTTGATTGCCACCTTCTTTATCATGTACCTATGCGGGTTTTCTGTAAACGTGTTGACACTGCTCGCTATCGTTCTAGCAACCGGACTGGTGGTGGATGACGGTATCGTGGTGACCGAGAATATTTTTAAGAAAGTCGAGGAGGGGATGTCTCCCATCGAGGCTGCTATAAAGGGATCTAACGAAATCTTTTTCGCGGTTATATCTATCTCCATTACCTTGGCGGCGGTGTTTCTACCCGTTATTTTTTTGGAAGGATTCGTAGGTAGGCTGTTTAGGGAGTTTGGTGTGGTGATCGGTGCAGCGGTGCTGATATCGGCATTTGTGTCCCTTTCTTTAACACCTATGTTGAACGCTTACTTGATGAAGGGGGGCGAGCAGCGTCGCTCGAAGTTCTACGACAAAACCGAACGTTACTTCGAAATGATGAATAAAGAGTACGAAGGATCACTTCGTGGCTTTCTGAAGTTGAAATGGCTGAGTTTCGCGGTTATTGCGGGCTGTTTTGTGCTGATCTATTTTTTCTATTCGGTATTGCCAAAAGAGACTGCACCTTATGACGATCGTAGCTATCTAAGTCTGCGTGCTACCGCCCCGGAAGGTGCTTCCTATGAATATATGGATCGGTTTATGACGGATCTAACCATGTTGATCAACGATTCTGTACCCGAGAAGAAAGTTAGTTTGGTGATTACTTCACCGGGTTTTGGATCGGCTTCCACCAATAGCGGAGTCGTCAGGTTAGGCTTGGTGCAGCCAGATGAGCGCACACGCTCGCAAGAAGAGATAAGCAATTACCTGTCCTCATTGACCAAGCAATATTCGGAGGCGCGGGTGGCCGTTTCGCAACAACCCACCATATCGGTGAATAGGCGTGGAGGATTGCCGATACAGTATATCATTCAAGCACCGAATTTTCAGCAATTGGAAGAGAAAATCCCAATTTTTATGGATGAGCTCTCCAAGGATAATACCTTCTCCATGGTTGATGTCAATCTGAAGTTCAATAAACCAGAGATATTTGTGACGATCGATCGTGCAAAGGCACAGTCCTTAGGAGTCTCCGTATTGGACGTTGCGCAAACCTTGCAGTTGTCTCTGTCGGGACAACGATTTGGGTATTTCATGATGAACGGGAAGCAATATCAGGTCATGGGGCAGTTTGATAGAAAAGATCGGGCAACGCCTATGGATTTGGCATCTATCTTTGTGAAAAGCCAAAGTGGACAATTGATCCAACTGGATAACATTGTCGAAATGGAGGAGCGTAGCAGCCCACCTCAACTTTACCACAACAACCGCTATATGTCGGCTACTGTTTCAGCGGGCTTGGCTCCCGGAAGGAGTATGGGCGAGGGGATCGAGGCCATGGATGCCGTAAAAGAGAAAGTATTGGATGCTAGTTTTACAACAGATCTCGGTGGTGAAGCGCGTGATTTTGTGGAGAGTGGCTCCAACACGATGTTTGCGTTTGGATTGGCAGTATTGCTAATTTTCCTTATCCTAGCGGCTCAATTTGAAAGTTTTGTCGATCCGATCATCATCTTGCTTACGGTACCTATGGCTGTCGGCGGAGCGCTGTTTTCTTTATGGTTATTCGGTCAGACTTGGAATATCTTCAGTCAGATTGGTACCATCATGCTGATCGGACTGGTCACTAAAAATGGTATCCTCATCGTCGAGTTTGCCAATCAGCTTCGCGACCAAGGGCTGGAAAAATATCAGGCTGTTGTCACGGCATCCGAGGCTCGCTTGCGTCCTATTTTGATGACTTCCTTAGCCATTGCGCTTGGAGCGTTGCCCATAGCTATGTCTTTAGGTGCCGCTTCGACAAGCCGTATAGGTATGGGCGTCGTGATTGTTGGCGGTACCATGTTCTCTTTGATCTTGACGCTGTATGTCATACCTGCATTTTATCTCATGATGTCCCAAAAACGAAAGAAAAGACCCGAATTTGATCAAATCGATGCGTAA
- a CDS encoding TolC family protein yields the protein MNNILLLLSFMCCSLSVAVAQDLLTVRDAVGIALENNYAIRLTQNVQRAAKENNTYGNAGLLPTVTGNLTQNNSVQNSNQIQNNGEERSLDNARNNSLNYGVNIGWTVFDGFGMFARMERLRELEKQGELEMKRAVLTTIGDVITMYYTILEQQNMLSALDSSIHISNERLRTAQNRFSIGKAAKLEVLNVQVNLNEDVSARLRQAETVKNLKTSLNSLLARELDIDFMVDTLVNIDGALVYTDLLDKANQFNPDLQLIVLNKRLAELDLKNVKAGRYPVVRLNTGYNFSRSESSLGFVAQSNSRGFNYGVTASVNIFDGFNQRRNERIAKIQIDNASLLIEQQRLLVHTNLKTAYETYLTNLELVKLEEKNEDIARQNLTITLAKYTIGSISSVEFRDAQENFIAAISRFNTAQLQAKLSEIQLKELIGQIDF from the coding sequence ATGAACAATATATTGCTGCTGCTTTCATTTATGTGCTGTTCCTTATCGGTAGCTGTTGCACAGGATCTACTGACCGTTCGCGATGCTGTAGGAATTGCCTTGGAAAATAACTACGCCATACGCCTAACCCAAAACGTGCAACGCGCAGCGAAGGAAAATAATACATATGGCAACGCAGGACTGTTGCCTACCGTTACGGGAAACCTGACACAAAATAATAGTGTTCAAAATTCAAATCAGATACAGAATAACGGCGAAGAGCGTTCCTTGGATAATGCACGAAACAACAGTCTAAATTACGGCGTGAATATCGGATGGACTGTGTTCGACGGATTCGGCATGTTTGCACGCATGGAGCGGCTGCGAGAGCTGGAGAAGCAGGGCGAATTAGAGATGAAGCGAGCGGTTCTGACAACCATAGGCGATGTCATTACGATGTATTATACGATTCTCGAACAGCAGAATATGCTATCGGCCTTGGATTCCAGCATTCATATCTCTAATGAGCGCCTGCGGACGGCACAAAACAGGTTTTCGATAGGGAAGGCGGCCAAGCTAGAAGTGCTGAATGTGCAGGTAAACCTCAATGAGGACGTTTCGGCACGCCTTAGACAGGCGGAAACGGTAAAAAACCTGAAGACCTCGCTCAACAGCTTACTGGCAAGGGAGCTGGATATTGATTTTATGGTGGATACCTTGGTGAATATCGATGGTGCCCTAGTTTATACGGATCTGCTGGACAAGGCCAATCAGTTTAATCCGGACTTGCAGCTTATCGTTTTAAACAAGCGCTTGGCAGAGTTGGATTTGAAGAACGTAAAAGCAGGACGATATCCCGTCGTACGGCTGAACACGGGATACAATTTTTCCCGATCGGAATCGAGTTTGGGCTTCGTAGCACAATCGAATTCAAGAGGCTTTAATTATGGCGTAACGGCCTCTGTCAATATTTTTGACGGCTTCAACCAACGTAGAAACGAGCGGATTGCAAAAATTCAGATTGACAATGCCAGTTTGTTGATCGAGCAGCAACGGCTCTTGGTACATACCAATCTAAAGACCGCTTATGAAACGTATCTCACCAATTTGGAATTGGTGAAATTGGAAGAAAAAAATGAAGATATCGCTCGACAAAATCTGACGATCACTTTGGCGAAATATACCATCGGCTCCATTAGTTCGGTAGAGTTCCGTGACGCTCAAGAGAATTTCATTGCTGCAATCTCTCGCTTTAATACGGCACAGCTGCAAGCTAAATTATCAGAAATTCAACTGAAAGAATTGATTGGGCAGATTGATTTTTAA